Proteins from one Microcaecilia unicolor chromosome 2, aMicUni1.1, whole genome shotgun sequence genomic window:
- the LOC115461987 gene encoding olfactory receptor 5V1-like — protein sequence MEKNETFVAEFILVGHLRLLNYPKLLFTLLLIVYFMNQFGNALIIFVVKLDSRLHTPMYFFLCNLSLVEIFYTSVTFPTILSVSLARVKWLSVGGCLVQICFFHFMGAVECLLLTVMAYDRYVAICRPLHYTIIMSGTTCLLLAVICWLSGFFNFLSMILLTFKLHFCGPQIIVNFFCDIPPVLKLACGDITINKIMLAVGDLFLGVLPCLFIVISYVWIISTILKIHSSKSRKKVFSTCASHLTVVCIFFTTVLLIYMKPSSSYFSDWDQLVSLVYTVVTPMLNPLIYSLRNNEVKAALKKVFLSKTSSEIIRA from the coding sequence atggaaaaaaatgaaactttTGTTGCAGAATTTATTCTGGTGGGACACTTACGTCTTCTGAACTATCCAAAGCTCCTCTTCACACTGTTGTTGATTGTCTACTTTATGAACCAATTTGGAAATGCCCTTATCATCTTTGTTGTTAAACTGGACTCCCGTCTGCACACccccatgtacttcttcctctgCAACCTATCCCTCGTGGAGATCTTCTACACCTCGGTCACCTTTCCCACCATCCTAAGTGTTTCCTTGGCAAGGGTTAAGTGGCTATCAGTTGGTGGCTGCTTGGTACAAATTTGCTTTTTTCACTTCATGGGAGCAGTGGAGTGTCTGCTCTTGACCGTGATGGCCTATGACAGATATGTGGCCATCTGCAGGCCACTACACTATACAATAATCATGAGTGGGACTACTTGCCTGCTCCTGGCTGTCATCTGCTGGCTCAGTGGCTTCTTTAATTTCCTTTCCATGATTCTTTTGACCTTCAAGTTGCACTTTTGTGGGCCACAAATTATTGTTAACTTCTTCTGTGACATCCCACCAGTGCTTAAGCTGGCCTGTGGTGATATTACCATCAATAAGATCATGCTGGCAGTTGGTGATCTCTTCCTTGGTGTCCTTCCTTGTCTATTCATAGTGATATCATATGTATGGATCATCTCAACAATATTGAAGATCCATTCTTCAAAAAGCCGGAAGAAGGTCTTCTCTACCTGTGCATCTCATCTAACTGTGGTCTGCATCTTTTTCACGACTGTGCTCTTAATTTATATGAAACCCTCCTCCAGCTACTTCTCTGATTGGGATCAATTGGTTTCCCTGGTATACACTGTAGTGACACCCATGCTGAATCCCCTTATCTACAGCCTGAGGAACAATGAGGTCAAGGCAGCCTTGAAAAAAGTCTTCCTCAGCAAAACATCATCTGAAATTATAAGGGCCTGA